CTAGTCACACAATTGCCATACTTTAGGCTGCTAATTTTTGAAAAATGCAATCAGATGCTTGGGTAGGTAACGTCTATAATAGTTAAGCTTTACCACCGATGATGCACCGATGGGCGAATCATCTCATTATAAACATCTTCAACTGCCAGCATTTCTTCTTTTGAAAGATTACGGAGCTTCAACGCTTCTAAATTGGAATACAATTGCTCTTTTTTTGATACACCTGGTATTACACAGCTTACTTCTTCGAACATCAATATCCACTTTATAGCCAAATGCACCAACTCAAATTCTTTGGGAAAAATCAATTTTAACCGCTCTACTGCTTCAAGACCTAGATTGTAATCTATTCCCGAGAACGTTTCGCCTTGATCAAAAGCTTCACCTTTGCGGTTGAATTGGCGATGGTCATCATTAGAAAATATGGATCTTGTATGGAATTTGCCAGTTAACAATCCACTTGCCAATGGTACGCGGGCAATAATTCCCACATTTCTTTTTTTCGCTTGCTCAAAAAGCAACTCAGCAGGTCGATGCCTGAACATATTAAAAATAATCTGGACCGTACTCACATTGGGGTATTCTATTGCCTTTAAGGCCTCTTCGACTTTCTCAACGCTCACCCCAAGATGGGATACCTTACCCTCTTTTTTGAGTTTTTCAAATTCTTCAAAAATCTCTTGCCGATAATATACTTCGGTAGGCGGACAGTGCAGTTGAATTAAGTCCAACTTCTCAAGACCTGTATTCTTTAAACTCTGCTCTACATATTCCCTGAGCACTTTTGGTTGATAGCCTTCGCTAACATGGGGATTTATGAACCTACCACATTTAGTAGCTATATACACTTTTTCTTTTCGCGAACGAATGAGTTTGCCTACGGCTTGTTCGCTTTTCCCATTTTCGTATACATCTGCTGTGTCAATAAAGTTTATTCCGTTATCCACAGCTTCAGTAAGAATACGTTCGGCATTTTTAGCATCAAAGCCACTTCCCCATTTTCCTCCAACCTGCCATGTTCCTAGACTTATCTCAGAAACTTTTAGCCCTGTCTTTCCAAGTGTTCTATAATTCATCTAATCTGATTAAATATTTTCCTTCTTCTTTATTTATTGAAAAACAAATAGCGAAACCATTAAACATATATATCAATCCATAAAGATACTGCTAGATAGAAAATCGATGAAACTTAGTACAATAAAGTGCTGATTAAAATCATACTCAAAAAAAGCAATGCATAAAACCTATATTTGAGTATCAAAAAACTTGTTGATATGAATTCATGGTTACATCCTATTGAACTTGAAGGGAACTTGGTCAAGCTAATTCCCATGCAGCAAACACATAGAGAGGGGCTATTGGAAGCAGCCACAGATGGTAATCTTTGGGAATTGTGGTATACCTCTGTTCCATCTTCTACCACCGTGGATGCTTATATGGATTTTGCCATCAACGAACAAAAAGCACAGCGCGCACTTCCCTTTGTGATTATTGATAAAAAAACAAATACAATAGTTGGGTCAACCCGTTTCTGTAGTGTTGATGCACCAAACCGAAGGGTGGAAATAGGTTATACTTGGTATGCAAAGCATGTTCAACGTACAGGAATCAATACAGAATGTAAGTATTTATTGTTGCAACATGCTTTTGAGACACTTGATGCCATCGCCGTAGAGTTCAAAACCAACTTCTTTAATTTCCCTTCACGAAATGCCATTTTGCGATTAGGGGCAAGACAAGACGGAATCATTAGAAATCATCGTATTGACAAACAAGGAAACATTCGGGATACGGTTATCTTTTCTATCTTGAACAGCGAATGGCCTACTGTAAAAACTTCTTTGGAGTTTAAGATGAACAGAACCTATTAACTATACCATGGCAATGCCCCGATTTGATTTTAAAAAAGCTAAGAGATATTTGCCTCATATAGCATTTATAGGAGTGGGAATAGGAACGGCCAATTACTTTATGAATCCTAACCTCAACTGGATTCAATGGATAGTGCAGTCCATTTCAAATAGTTTTATTATTGGGTACATCTTGGTTTTGATCGCATCGAATAAATCTTGGTTCAGAGCCTACTTTAAATCTGACTGGCAATTGTATTCCATACTCTTTCTAGCATTTTTTATAACCGGTGTTATAGCTTCAGAAGTCGAAAGAATCATTGGTCCCCTTTTATTTAACAACGAAGAGTACCGACCATTTTCAGGAGGAAAAATTTATGTGTTCAATGGTGTGATTTCAATCGTCTTGGGCTTTAGCTTTTTTATTAACCACAGGCTTTTTCCTTATGCAGAGGCGCTTCGAGAAAAAAATTTAGATACTTCCTCTAATGAAGCAGATCTGTCTTCCGATAGCTCTGAAATCATAAACCAGGTTCCTGTGAAGCTAGGAGACAACATTCTATTGATTCCCATAGAAGAGATAGCTTATATGGAAGCTTATGACAATTATTCTTTTTTGCACGACCTAAAAGGAGAAAAAAAGCTTTGCGACTATTCCTTACTTTTTTTGGAAAAACGGCTGGGAGATTCATTTTTAAGGGTACATCGAAAATATATTGTCAATGTGGGGCAAATCAAGCAATTCAAGCCTCATATGAACGGGCGTTATGTCATTCATTTTAACGCTCCCCAACTAAATCCTATTATAAGTAGCAAAGGCTATTCAAATAGCATTCGCAAGCTT
The nucleotide sequence above comes from Flagellimonas sp. HMM57. Encoded proteins:
- a CDS encoding aldo/keto reductase, which gives rise to MNYRTLGKTGLKVSEISLGTWQVGGKWGSGFDAKNAERILTEAVDNGINFIDTADVYENGKSEQAVGKLIRSRKEKVYIATKCGRFINPHVSEGYQPKVLREYVEQSLKNTGLEKLDLIQLHCPPTEVYYRQEIFEEFEKLKKEGKVSHLGVSVEKVEEALKAIEYPNVSTVQIIFNMFRHRPAELLFEQAKKRNVGIIARVPLASGLLTGKFHTRSIFSNDDHRQFNRKGEAFDQGETFSGIDYNLGLEAVERLKLIFPKEFELVHLAIKWILMFEEVSCVIPGVSKKEQLYSNLEALKLRNLSKEEMLAVEDVYNEMIRPSVHHRW
- a CDS encoding GNAT family N-acetyltransferase, which translates into the protein MNSWLHPIELEGNLVKLIPMQQTHREGLLEAATDGNLWELWYTSVPSSTTVDAYMDFAINEQKAQRALPFVIIDKKTNTIVGSTRFCSVDAPNRRVEIGYTWYAKHVQRTGINTECKYLLLQHAFETLDAIAVEFKTNFFNFPSRNAILRLGARQDGIIRNHRIDKQGNIRDTVIFSILNSEWPTVKTSLEFKMNRTY
- a CDS encoding LytTR family DNA-binding domain-containing protein; translation: MAMPRFDFKKAKRYLPHIAFIGVGIGTANYFMNPNLNWIQWIVQSISNSFIIGYILVLIASNKSWFRAYFKSDWQLYSILFLAFFITGVIASEVERIIGPLLFNNEEYRPFSGGKIYVFNGVISIVLGFSFFINHRLFPYAEALREKNLDTSSNEADLSSDSSEIINQVPVKLGDNILLIPIEEIAYMEAYDNYSFLHDLKGEKKLCDYSLLFLEKRLGDSFLRVHRKYIVNVGQIKQFKPHMNGRYVIHFNAPQLNPIISSKGYSNSIRKLIKLQ